GGCGTCCGGATCGATGTTGCCCTTCGTCGTCCGCGATGCAAACAACACCATCGTCGGCATGACGACTTTCATGCACATCGACGCCGCAAATAGGCGTCTCGAAATCGGGTCGACTTGGTATGCCCAGCGGGTCCAGCGGACGGGGCTCAACACGCAGTGCAAGCTGCTGCTGATGAGCCATGCGTTTGAGACGCTGCAGTGTATTGCTGTCGAGTATCGCACCTCCAGTCTGAACCTTGCCAGCCGTCGAGCGATCGAGCGGTTGGGAGCCAAGCTAGACGGCGTTCTTCGCAGCCATCAACGTCACCGCGACGGCACGCTCCGCGACACCTGTGTCTATTCGATCCTGCAGCACGAATGGCCCGCGGTGAAGAGTCACTTGGAATTCAAGCTGCAAGCCGGCGGTTAACTCACCTCCGAGATACGCTCTATAATCTCGCCACCGCGATCGCCAATGCCACTTCTTTTCGCTCCCCACCGTCCGATGGATTCCGATGAAATCTCACGCCCTCATGCTCCTGCTCGCTTGCAGCCTGTTCGCCTGCGATCTGGCAGGCGAAGAAGCACAAGAACCCAAACATTGGGATAAGGTCGTCGCGATTCAGACCAAACAGAAGACGACCAACAAGCATGCGACGGCCTTTTTCATTCGCAAAGGCGATTCCTATTTTATGGTAACCGCCAATCATGCCGCGGACGAAACCAAAGGGGACACGCGTATCCTGTACGTCCGCGAGGATGGCGACTCGCGATGGATGCAGCTGCGCGGAATCGTCCCCGCCG
Above is a genomic segment from Rosistilla ulvae containing:
- a CDS encoding GNAT family N-acetyltransferase, translated to MNDPLPWPQPVTLRGPLATLEPLSREHHAPLADAVEDGQLWKLWYTSVPTPDAMMAEIDRRLNLQASGSMLPFVVRDANNTIVGMTTFMHIDAANRRLEIGSTWYAQRVQRTGLNTQCKLLLMSHAFETLQCIAVEYRTSSLNLASRRAIERLGAKLDGVLRSHQRHRDGTLRDTCVYSILQHEWPAVKSHLEFKLQAGG